The Edaphobacter sp. 12200R-103 genome contains a region encoding:
- the rpmJ gene encoding 50S ribosomal protein L36, with the protein MKVRASVKKICDKCKVIHRRGVVRVICENAKHKQRQG; encoded by the coding sequence ATGAAGGTTCGTGCTTCTGTAAAGAAGATCTGTGACAAGTGCAAGGTGATCCATCGCCGTGGCGTCGTTCGCGTTATCTGCGAGAACGCCAAGCACAAGCAGCGTCAGGGATAA
- the map gene encoding type I methionyl aminopeptidase codes for MAIMLKTPQEIEKMRISGIALRRVHDTLAPHVVAGATTMDLEEIAIARIAELGGKAAFKGYHGYPFALCTSVNEEVVHGMPNKKRVLKEGDILSIDCGVIIDGYYSDAAVTYAVGKVDPKIQKLLDVTQASLEAAIEQCQVGGRLFDISATVQELCEAEGFGVVREFVGHGIGRSMHEDPQVPNFGTRGKGLRLKPGMVLAIEPMINAGAPEVRVLADGWTAVTVDGSYSAHFEHTVAVTKEGPVVLTR; via the coding sequence ATGGCGATCATGCTCAAGACGCCGCAGGAGATCGAGAAGATGCGCATCTCCGGCATCGCTCTTCGCAGGGTGCATGACACGCTTGCGCCTCACGTCGTCGCGGGTGCGACCACGATGGACCTCGAGGAGATCGCGATCGCTCGCATCGCTGAACTCGGCGGAAAGGCAGCCTTCAAGGGTTATCACGGCTATCCCTTTGCGCTCTGTACGTCGGTCAACGAGGAGGTGGTGCATGGGATGCCCAACAAGAAGCGCGTCCTGAAGGAAGGCGACATCCTCTCAATTGACTGCGGCGTCATCATCGATGGCTATTACTCCGACGCGGCCGTGACCTACGCCGTCGGAAAAGTTGACCCGAAGATTCAGAAGCTACTCGACGTCACCCAGGCTTCGCTTGAGGCAGCGATCGAGCAGTGTCAGGTCGGAGGGCGGCTCTTTGACATCTCCGCCACCGTGCAGGAGCTCTGCGAGGCCGAGGGGTTCGGCGTGGTTCGTGAGTTTGTGGGACACGGCATCGGCCGCAGCATGCATGAGGATCCTCAGGTGCCAAATTTCGGCACCCGCGGCAAGGGACTTCGGCTGAAGCCAGGTATGGTGCTTGCGATCGAGCCCATGATCAACGCTGGAGCCCCCGAGGTCCGGGTTCTGGCCGACGGCTGGACTGCCGTGACCGTCGACGGCAGCTATAGTGCTCACTTTGAGCACACCGTTGCCGTGACCAAGGAAGGCCCAGTGGTTCTCACCCGCTAA
- the rpsK gene encoding 30S ribosomal protein S11 — protein MAKTQQKAAGKAGKNKKFKKRERKNVPFGLVFIQASFNNTIVTITDQTGNTLSWKSSGSLGFRGSRKGTPFAAQQAAVGAANAAREHGLRSVDVRVAGPGSGRESAIRALASAGIEVRSIRDVTPIPHNGCRPPKRRRV, from the coding sequence ATGGCAAAGACTCAGCAGAAGGCTGCCGGCAAGGCTGGCAAGAATAAGAAGTTCAAAAAGCGCGAGCGGAAGAACGTTCCGTTTGGTCTGGTCTTCATCCAGGCTTCGTTCAACAACACCATCGTTACCATTACCGACCAGACGGGCAACACGCTCAGCTGGAAGAGCTCGGGCTCGCTCGGCTTCCGCGGTTCGCGTAAGGGAACCCCGTTCGCCGCGCAGCAGGCTGCTGTTGGCGCTGCCAACGCCGCCCGTGAGCACGGTCTCCGTTCGGTCGATGTCCGCGTCGCTGGTCCCGGTTCGGGCCGTGAGTCGGCTATTCGTGCGCTGGCCTCAGCCGGTATCGAGGTTCGCTCGATCCGCGACGTTACGCCGATCCCGCACAATGGCTGCCGTCCTCCCAAGCGTCGCCGCGTGTAA
- the rpsM gene encoding 30S ribosomal protein S13 produces the protein MARISGVDVPNNKQVRIGLTYIYGIGNSRAAKILAKADIDPFAKIASLDEDQLNRIRHVIEQEGQIEGDLRKEVSLNIKRLIEIQSYRGLRHRRSLPVRGQRTHTNARTRKGPRKGTVAGKKKATK, from the coding sequence ATGGCACGTATCTCTGGAGTCGACGTACCGAACAATAAGCAGGTACGCATCGGACTCACCTACATCTACGGCATCGGCAACTCGCGCGCTGCGAAGATCCTCGCGAAGGCTGACATCGATCCCTTCGCCAAGATCGCTTCGCTCGACGAGGACCAGCTGAACCGCATCCGTCACGTCATCGAGCAGGAAGGCCAGATCGAAGGCGACCTACGCAAAGAGGTCAGCCTCAACATCAAGCGCCTGATCGAAATCCAGTCTTACCGTGGTCTCCGCCACCGCCGTTCGCTTCCTGTACGCGGTCAGCGCACCCACACCAACGCTCGTACCCGCAAGGGCCCGCGCAAGGGCACTGTCGCTGGTAAGAAGAAAGCGACCAAATAA
- a CDS encoding DNA-directed RNA polymerase subunit alpha: protein MLWRGFQKPKRLAVDSESLTEKYGKFSAQPFERGFGTTIGNALRRTLLSSIEGAAVTAVRIEGVLHEFQSIAGVVEDATDIILNLKQIPFKLNGEGPKALYLRSDAAGIVTSGSIEADGDVEILDKDVYICTVSEGGKIDMEMRLKRGRGYVSADKNFDADLGLGFIPVDSVHSPVRKVNYLVEAARLGQITDYDKLTLEIWTNGTVSPADSLGLAAKLLKDHMTIFINFEEELETGHDGVHDGPAIRNENLNRSVEELELSVRSYNCLKNANIATIGELIQKTEAEMLKTKNFGRKSLNEIKEILAQMGLSLGMKIDENGNPQPGPTSVLPAATLAASFGHFDDEDEDEEDDLNLPAETDQF from the coding sequence ATGCTTTGGAGAGGATTCCAGAAGCCCAAGCGCCTCGCAGTCGACAGCGAGTCTCTCACCGAAAAGTACGGCAAGTTCAGCGCGCAGCCCTTTGAGCGTGGTTTCGGCACCACCATCGGCAACGCACTCCGTCGCACCCTGCTCTCGTCCATCGAGGGAGCTGCCGTAACGGCGGTCCGCATCGAGGGCGTGCTGCACGAGTTCCAGTCCATCGCCGGCGTCGTTGAGGACGCGACCGACATCATCCTCAACCTCAAGCAGATTCCGTTCAAGCTCAACGGCGAGGGCCCCAAGGCTCTCTACCTGCGCTCCGACGCTGCCGGTATCGTCACCTCCGGTTCCATCGAGGCCGACGGCGATGTCGAGATTCTCGACAAGGACGTCTACATCTGCACGGTCTCCGAAGGCGGCAAGATCGACATGGAGATGCGTCTCAAGCGCGGCCGCGGCTACGTCTCGGCTGACAAGAACTTCGACGCCGATCTCGGACTTGGCTTCATTCCCGTCGATAGCGTCCACTCCCCGGTCCGTAAGGTCAACTATCTCGTCGAGGCTGCTCGTCTCGGTCAGATTACCGACTATGACAAGCTCACGCTCGAGATCTGGACGAACGGCACCGTCTCTCCGGCTGATTCTCTCGGTCTCGCAGCGAAGTTGCTCAAGGACCACATGACCATCTTCATCAACTTCGAAGAGGAGTTGGAGACCGGTCACGATGGAGTCCACGACGGCCCCGCCATCCGCAATGAGAATCTCAACCGCTCCGTCGAGGAGCTCGAGCTCTCGGTTCGCAGCTACAACTGCCTGAAGAATGCCAACATCGCGACCATCGGTGAGCTGATCCAGAAGACTGAGGCCGAGATGCTGAAGACCAAGAACTTCGGCCGCAAGTCCCTGAACGAGATCAAGGAGATCCTTGCTCAGATGGGTCTTTCGCTCGGCATGAAGATCGACGAGAACGGCAACCCGCAGCCCGGACCAACCTCGGTTCTTCCAGCAGCCACTCTCGCCGCCAGCTTCGGCCACTTCGACGATGAGGACGAGGATGAAGAAGACGACCTCAACCTCCCCGCCGAAACCGATCAGTTCTAA
- the rplQ gene encoding 50S ribosomal protein L17, which produces MRHRNAGFKLGRNTSHRRATLRNLVTSIILTDRIETTITKAKASKPLVERMITLGKRGDVHARRQAAAYLLTPASVDRLFNVVAPRYGARNGGYTRITRTGARKGDAAEMAFIELLGAEQELNEKAQKRADARAKRREELQKQLEEQNPPAGEEGQES; this is translated from the coding sequence ATGCGCCACCGCAATGCAGGATTTAAATTAGGACGTAACACCAGCCATCGCCGCGCTACGCTGCGTAACCTCGTCACCTCCATCATCCTGACGGATCGTATCGAGACGACGATTACCAAGGCCAAGGCATCCAAGCCTCTCGTTGAGCGCATGATTACTCTTGGCAAGCGTGGCGATGTTCACGCCCGTCGCCAGGCCGCCGCATATCTACTGACACCGGCCTCGGTCGATCGCCTCTTCAATGTAGTCGCACCTCGCTACGGCGCACGCAATGGCGGTTACACCCGCATCACCCGCACAGGGGCTCGTAAAGGCGATGCTGCTGAGATGGCCTTCATCGAGCTTCTCGGTGCTGAGCAGGAGCTGAACGAGAAGGCTCAGAAGCGTGCAGATGCTCGCGCAAAACGCCGTGAAGAGCTGCAGAAGCAGCTGGAAGAGCAGAATCCTCCTGCAGGCGAAGAGGGGCAGGAATCGTAA
- the secY gene encoding preprotein translocase subunit SecY, whose translation MFDKFANIFRIPDLRKRVLFTLALMAVYRLGSHIPTPGINGQMLAEFFNQNSGSALGLVDLFSGGNLRKLTIFALGIMPYITASIIFQLLTVIYEPLAKLQKEGELGRRKITQWTRYVTVLLGVVQSFTIALTLTNTSTGSSMVTIPRGVFIPLCVLTLTAGTTFIMWLGEQITERGIGNGMSLLIFAGIVVGVPTGVAELYDKVQTSAWGAFTPVAIAILIAGMLAVVAFIVYVEKAERRIPVQYAKRIVGRRMMGGQSTHLPLKVNSGGVMPVIFASSILSAPLLFAGMSFFGSAPLRDTKILGPLFQYISPGEPFYELVFMVAIVFFAYFYISIVFRPDDIADNMRKYGGFIPGIRPGKRTADFVNDVLTRITLVGSIYLVIIVMIPQMIISGIHFNHLWLIGPIFDKLPAWMTNGLGVTFYFGGTSLLIVVGVAMDTVQQIESQLIMRHYDGFTPKSGRIRGRKSW comes from the coding sequence ATGTTCGACAAGTTCGCAAACATCTTCCGCATCCCGGACCTTCGTAAGCGCGTTTTGTTCACGCTGGCCCTGATGGCGGTCTATCGTCTTGGATCCCACATTCCCACCCCGGGTATCAATGGACAGATGCTCGCCGAGTTTTTCAATCAGAACTCCGGCTCAGCCCTCGGTCTTGTCGATCTCTTCTCCGGCGGCAACCTTCGCAAGCTGACGATCTTCGCCCTCGGCATCATGCCTTACATCACGGCGTCGATTATCTTCCAGCTGCTTACGGTTATCTATGAGCCGCTGGCGAAGCTGCAGAAGGAAGGGGAGCTCGGACGTCGCAAGATCACCCAGTGGACGCGCTATGTAACGGTTCTGCTCGGTGTGGTGCAGTCGTTTACGATCGCCCTTACCCTGACCAACACCTCGACCGGGTCTTCGATGGTGACCATTCCACGCGGAGTCTTTATTCCTCTCTGCGTTCTCACGCTCACGGCCGGTACGACATTCATCATGTGGCTGGGTGAGCAGATCACCGAGCGCGGTATCGGCAACGGCATGTCTCTGCTGATCTTTGCCGGAATCGTGGTAGGTGTTCCCACGGGCGTGGCCGAGCTCTACGACAAGGTTCAGACCAGCGCCTGGGGAGCTTTTACTCCAGTCGCCATCGCCATTCTTATTGCAGGCATGCTTGCGGTAGTCGCCTTCATCGTCTACGTCGAGAAGGCGGAGCGCCGCATTCCCGTACAGTATGCCAAACGTATCGTCGGTCGTCGCATGATGGGTGGTCAGTCCACGCATCTGCCGCTCAAGGTGAACTCCGGTGGCGTCATGCCGGTCATCTTTGCCAGCTCCATCCTTTCTGCCCCTCTGCTCTTTGCGGGCATGAGCTTTTTTGGCAGTGCTCCTCTGCGCGATACAAAGATCCTTGGACCGCTGTTCCAGTACATCTCGCCCGGCGAGCCGTTCTACGAACTGGTTTTCATGGTGGCGATCGTCTTCTTCGCCTACTTCTACATCTCGATCGTCTTTCGCCCTGACGATATCGCCGACAATATGAGGAAGTACGGCGGCTTCATTCCCGGCATCCGCCCAGGCAAGCGGACCGCGGATTTTGTCAATGACGTGCTGACGCGCATCACCCTGGTAGGCTCCATCTACCTGGTCATTATCGTCATGATTCCCCAGATGATCATCAGCGGAATCCACTTCAACCACCTGTGGCTGATTGGGCCCATCTTCGACAAGCTCCCAGCCTGGATGACAAACGGCCTCGGCGTGACCTTCTATTTCGGTGGCACAAGCCTTCTGATCGTCGTCGGCGTGGCGATGGATACGGTTCAGCAGATCGAATCGCAGCTCATCATGCGTCATTACGACGGCTTTACCCCCAAGAGCGGCCGTATCCGTGGCCGCAAGAGCTGGTAG
- a CDS encoding helix-turn-helix transcriptional regulator, translating to MTEKRISLTDRQFHLITRALSDPHRYQIVEKLGQSEANNCACGDIRDCIPVTPATLSHHMKELENAGLIESKKEGKFVNYTLCRDVLAAYIERLSKI from the coding sequence GTGACAGAAAAACGCATCTCGCTGACCGATCGGCAGTTTCATCTCATCACCCGTGCACTGTCTGATCCGCATCGCTATCAAATTGTCGAGAAGCTCGGCCAGTCCGAAGCGAACAACTGCGCCTGCGGCGACATCCGCGACTGCATCCCCGTCACGCCTGCCACACTTTCCCATCACATGAAGGAGCTTGAAAACGCAGGCCTGATTGAGTCGAAGAAGGAAGGAAAGTTTGTAAACTACACGCTCTGCCGCGATGTACTCGCGGCCTATATCGAGCGACTTTCAAAGATCTGA
- a CDS encoding adenylate kinase, producing MTSESAHSSAPADNRLLPGPILLLGAPGVGKGTQAQRLMGDFGIPQISTGDILRDNIARGTELGRAAKSLMDQGQLVPDELVNGMVGSRLTQPDVRRGYILDGYPRTLGQAEWLDSHLISLEEDAGAVSLPLVAISIKVDEQELLRRITGRRICPVCKTIYNIHSKPPRKEGFCDNEGSPLQHRSDDTEQAFTERMKAYNSLTAPVIEHYSRQGRFREVDGSRAVEEVTASIEAALRHLRQAGE from the coding sequence TTGACCTCTGAATCTGCACACTCTTCGGCCCCGGCAGACAATCGTCTTCTGCCCGGGCCGATTCTTCTTCTGGGGGCTCCCGGAGTCGGCAAAGGAACCCAGGCGCAGCGCCTCATGGGCGACTTCGGTATTCCGCAGATCTCGACCGGAGATATCCTCCGCGACAACATCGCGCGCGGCACGGAGCTGGGAAGAGCAGCGAAGTCCCTGATGGATCAGGGTCAACTCGTTCCGGATGAGCTGGTCAACGGCATGGTGGGATCGCGTCTTACACAGCCTGATGTCCGACGCGGATATATCCTCGACGGGTATCCCCGGACGCTGGGCCAGGCGGAGTGGCTGGATTCACATCTCATCTCGCTCGAAGAGGATGCTGGTGCTGTTTCCCTTCCACTCGTAGCCATCAGCATCAAGGTGGATGAGCAGGAGTTGCTGCGTCGCATCACGGGCCGGAGGATCTGCCCGGTCTGCAAGACCATCTACAACATTCACTCCAAGCCTCCTAGGAAAGAGGGCTTCTGCGATAACGAAGGCAGCCCGCTGCAGCATCGCTCCGACGACACCGAGCAGGCGTTTACCGAGCGGATGAAGGCTTATAACTCCCTGACCGCTCCGGTGATCGAGCATTACAGCCGCCAGGGTCGTTTCCGTGAGGTCGATGGCTCCCGCGCTGTTGAGGAGGTCACCGCGTCCATCGAGGCGGCCCTTCGGCATTTGCGTCAGGCAGGGGAGTAG
- a CDS encoding DUF6677 family protein — protein sequence MTTNVQGQARPAQKITSLPPALILIAGWLIPGAGHFLLKKWIRGTLLLISILAMFFIGIALKGKVYGPNTAELLDMLNFAGDLGNGLLYVAARVFDLGQAAEQIAIADYGTKFIVVAGLLNIISAVDAHSLAIGRKAS from the coding sequence ATGACGACGAACGTTCAGGGACAGGCCCGGCCTGCGCAGAAGATCACCTCTCTGCCTCCGGCTCTTATTCTTATTGCAGGCTGGCTGATTCCAGGCGCAGGGCACTTCCTGCTGAAGAAGTGGATTCGCGGGACCCTTCTCCTGATCTCGATTCTTGCAATGTTCTTCATTGGGATCGCTCTGAAGGGCAAGGTCTATGGGCCGAATACGGCAGAGCTGCTGGATATGCTGAACTTTGCCGGTGACCTGGGCAACGGATTGCTGTATGTTGCAGCACGGGTCTTCGATCTGGGACAGGCTGCGGAGCAGATTGCGATTGCGGACTACGGTACAAAGTTCATCGTCGTTGCGGGTCTTCTGAACATCATCTCCGCCGTGGATGCACACTCGCTGGCAATCGGAAGGAAGGCATCGTGA
- the rplO gene encoding 50S ribosomal protein L15, translating into MSVRNLSNLKAPAKANQNKKRVGRGMGSGMGKTSTRGHKGQGSRSGSSLMRGFEGGQMPLHRRLPKRGFTNIFRVEYTVLGLDRLAEIQAASNETDFTLEKIVSLGLLRKRNGLVKVLNNGEIKAAITVHAHKFSKAAQEAIEKAGGKAVVIA; encoded by the coding sequence ATGTCAGTACGCAATCTCTCCAATCTGAAGGCCCCTGCAAAGGCCAATCAAAACAAGAAGCGTGTCGGCCGCGGTATGGGATCGGGCATGGGTAAGACCTCGACGCGTGGTCATAAGGGTCAGGGTTCGCGTTCCGGCTCGTCGTTGATGCGCGGCTTTGAGGGCGGCCAGATGCCTCTGCACCGTCGTCTTCCCAAGCGCGGATTCACCAACATCTTCCGCGTCGAGTACACCGTGCTCGGTCTGGACCGTCTTGCGGAGATTCAGGCTGCTTCCAACGAGACCGACTTTACGCTTGAGAAGATCGTCTCCCTTGGGCTTCTGCGCAAGCGCAACGGACTGGTTAAAGTGCTCAATAATGGCGAGATCAAAGCCGCCATTACAGTCCACGCGCACAAGTTCTCCAAGGCTGCCCAGGAGGCTATTGAGAAGGCCGGCGGTAAGGCTGTCGTGATTGCCTGA
- the rpsD gene encoding 30S ribosomal protein S4, protein MARYTGPVCRLCRRDGTKLFLKGAKCFTEKCPVEKRNFPPGQHGQSKKQKKVVGYGLQLREKQKAKRIYFTLEGQFRAYYEKASNKTGVTGELLLQQLETRLDNVAYRLGFAQSRRQARQLVRHGHVQVNGRKVNIPSFQCKVGDEIAIREGSKSITILEDAKNFASGQRSVTWLDINRDNLSGKVLSLPKREDIQLPVNEQLIVELYSK, encoded by the coding sequence ATGGCACGTTATACCGGACCCGTCTGCCGCCTCTGCCGCCGCGACGGTACCAAACTCTTCCTCAAGGGAGCCAAGTGCTTCACCGAGAAGTGCCCCGTTGAGAAGCGCAATTTCCCCCCAGGACAGCATGGCCAGTCCAAGAAGCAGAAGAAGGTCGTCGGCTACGGTCTGCAGCTGCGCGAAAAGCAGAAGGCCAAGCGTATCTACTTCACGCTCGAGGGCCAGTTCCGCGCCTACTACGAGAAGGCCTCCAACAAGACTGGCGTCACCGGCGAACTGCTCCTGCAGCAGCTCGAGACCCGTCTGGATAACGTGGCTTACCGTCTCGGCTTCGCGCAGAGCCGCCGCCAGGCCCGTCAGCTCGTCCGTCACGGCCACGTTCAGGTCAACGGCCGCAAGGTAAACATCCCGTCCTTCCAGTGCAAGGTGGGTGATGAGATCGCGATCCGTGAGGGATCGAAGTCCATCACCATTCTTGAGGATGCCAAGAACTTCGCCAGCGGGCAGCGCTCCGTCACCTGGCTCGATATCAACCGCGACAACCTTTCCGGCAAGGTTCTCTCTCTGCCGAAGCGCGAAGATATCCAGCTCCCGGTCAACGAGCAGCTGATCGTCGAACTTTACAGCAAGTAA
- the infA gene encoding translation initiation factor IF-1, with the protein MATVVETLPNAMFRVELENKHQALAHVSGRMRKNFIRILPGDRVAIELSPYDLNRGRIVYRYK; encoded by the coding sequence ATGGCCACGGTCGTCGAGACCCTGCCGAACGCCATGTTCCGCGTCGAGCTTGAAAACAAGCATCAGGCTTTGGCGCACGTCTCCGGACGCATGCGTAAGAACTTCATTCGCATTCTTCCCGGTGACCGGGTTGCTATTGAACTCAGCCCGTACGATCTCAACCGTGGCCGCATCGTCTATCGCTATAAGTAG